A genomic region of bacterium contains the following coding sequences:
- a CDS encoding thiol-disulfide oxidoreductase DCC family protein, which yields MEYPIILFDGVCNLCNGSVLFIIKRDPKAQFRFASLQSAYGENFLKEKNLSTKEYDSIVLIEGDRFYTQSSAALRIAKRLNGAWPLFYIGIIIPKFLRDAVYNFIAKNRYRWFGKKDACMIPTPELRSRFME from the coding sequence ATGGAATACCCGATCATTCTATTCGACGGCGTGTGCAACTTGTGCAACGGTTCCGTTTTGTTCATTATTAAACGCGATCCCAAAGCGCAGTTTCGATTCGCATCGCTGCAGTCGGCGTATGGCGAGAATTTTTTAAAAGAAAAAAACCTTTCAACGAAAGAATACGACTCTATTGTATTGATCGAAGGGGACAGATTTTATACTCAATCATCGGCAGCGCTCCGGATCGCTAAACGTCTCAATGGCGCTTGGCCGCTCTTCTATATCGGAATTATTATACCGAAATTTCTTCGTGATGCCGTATATAATTTCATCGCAAAAAACCGCTATCGCTGGTTCGGCAAGAAAGATGCGTGCATGATTCCCACGCCTGAGCTCCGTTCACGATTTATGGAGTAA